The Methylomonas montana DNA window AGCTGGTTTAATAGTAACTTTGACATCACTGGTATCCGCTAAATTCCGCAATTTGCCTTATTGCATATTCCTATCAAACCGGACCAAATTTTGAAGTCCTAAGTTTGGCCAGAAGACTAAGCCGTGTTAATTAAAGATCGCATGTTGTCAAACTGTCGTAATACAAGATAGCTATTTTATTGTTGGCGGTTTAAGGCTTTGATGGCAAGCTTTGCTCACCCTGACTGTTAATTGTGAATATTACAACGGCAAGCAACAGCTCGAAAACGAGCCATCAAAATCCTCTGCGTGGGCCTGTAAAAATTCAACTAACAATATAGAGATGCTTAACAGTGCCGACCTTTGATGTTAAATAATGGTAAAAAGCCCTAGTGCCGCAATAAAATGAAATTTAGTGTTTTAGTAAAAAAGCTATCAAATCCTCGTGTTAGAAGACGATTAAAAATTGGCCTCTCTGTTTGGGGTGTAGCGATTGTAATTGGTCTGATTTTTAAACTTGCCTATGATATTGGTTATTTTAAGGCCCAGTCACTTATAAATGATAAAAACGCTGCAATGCCTATTGCACGCACAGTGCTGACAATGGAATCTGCCCAGCGCATAGTGTCTGGCGCGCTAAAAGAAGATCCTAATAATCCAAAAACAATTGTAAATCAGATTATTGATAACAATCAGAAACTCTCTACTATTATTATAGAAAACAATAAGCAAAAACAAATTGCTTGGATTATAGATCTGCGTTTGTTTTTTACCGGCGATCTATTTAATGATAAAGGCTATAATTTAACTGAATCTATAGAGTATCAACACAATATCAATGGTGGCAACCATTAATCGTAATGTATTAGCCGCTTTTAGAAGAGTTGCAGATAAAGTAGCTTAACCATGAGTTCGAAATTGCGTTGATACACCCTCTTCGTTATATATTGCCTTGCCTCGGCCTAGTATATTGTCACGGCCAGTTTCAGCGAAAGCCAATATATGCGAGGCCAATTTATCAGCAATTTTCAGTTGTTTTAGCGCATTTGCCAGGGTTTCTATAACGACATCATAGTTATCATCGTCCGGTTGTAATCTAAGTAGATGCGAGTGCGCAGGACAAAGTAAAACAAGATCAGACTTTTGCTCGCCACCAATAATATCCCCAGTAACGAACATCTCAAGGAAAGCAAAATCCCGATTATTCACCAAACTTGGATGAGCATTACCTCTCGCGAATGCTGCCGTGAAAAATTTATCCGCTAATTCTGAAACGTGTTTTAGGTTAACGCCATTTATATTGACCAATGCGTTTATCAGTGATTTCAAAGGCCCGGTTTGCTCAACGATAGGTCTAGTGTAAAAATATCGATTAACTCGGTAGTCATCCAGTAGATTTTGGTAAAAAATATCGATGATATTGGAAATTAGGTTTTCATCAGATAAATCGCTGCGATTAAACTCTAATTTTTGGGTGGCAGTTTTATTTTCGGTCATTTTAATTCTCCATGTACTATATTGAAATATGGTAATTGTTATAGTCGAGCTATCAATTTCTGGAGATAATACAAAATCCCTGCATTAGGAACGGCGTGACGGCATGTCATCGAAAGATTATTAACACAAAATTTGCAAAACGCCATGGCTAACAATTTGATTGTGGTAAGTTGTTGTTTTTATTTTGATATTTATGATGTTCTGGTGTTGTTAATGTATGATTGAAATGGATATTGCATACATGGACGTCACTACCCCTATAGAGTTCAGATTTCAAAGTCGTATCCACTAATAGCGCGAGCAACAATTGCATAGATACCAAGCCGAAAAAGTCTCCAGCATTGCTTGCGGCAATACTTGAAAGCACAGAGTCTTTTTCCAAATCCAAGACGCATCGCTCGCGGCTGAAATCAATCATTTATAATGGCCGGATGCCTATTTGCCGCCAGTTTCATCCATGATCG harbors:
- a CDS encoding globin family protein gives rise to the protein MTENKTATQKLEFNRSDLSDENLISNIIDIFYQNLLDDYRVNRYFYTRPIVEQTGPLKSLINALVNINGVNLKHVSELADKFFTAAFARGNAHPSLVNNRDFAFLEMFVTGDIIGGEQKSDLVLLCPAHSHLLRLQPDDDNYDVVIETLANALKQLKIADKLASHILAFAETGRDNILGRGKAIYNEEGVSTQFRTHG